The following are encoded together in the Lathyrus oleraceus cultivar Zhongwan6 chromosome 3, CAAS_Psat_ZW6_1.0, whole genome shotgun sequence genome:
- the LOC127128010 gene encoding monodehydroascorbate reductase 4, peroxisomal isoform X3 yields the protein MGRAFVYVILGGGVSAGYAALEFVRRGVSHGELCIISNESVAPYERPALSKGYLLPEAAARLPSFHTCVGANEERLTPKWYKEHGVELVLGTGVKSADVKRKTLLTTTGETISYKFLIIATGARALKLEEFGVNGSDAENVCYLRDISDANRLVNAIQSSPGGNAVVIGGGYIGMECAASLVINKINVTMVFPEAHCMARLLTPKIASYYEEYYKSRGVKFIKGTVLSSFDFDSNGKVTDVTLRDGTKLSVDMVVVGIGIRPNTGLFEGQLTLEKGGIKVNGMFQSSNSSVYAIGDVAAFPVKAFGEKRRLEHVDSARKSAKHAVSSIMEPDKTGEFDYIPFFYSRVFTLSWQFYGDNAGEVVYYGDLSASGSTFGAYWVNKGHVVGAFLEGGTREEYEAIAKTTTLRPAVEDLTELERQGLGFAVAVSQKPVALPPPIEVSGSTSGLLLEKPLYAWHATAGVVLAASIAAFAYFYGKRRRRW from the exons GTTGCTCCGTATGAAAGACCTGCATTAAGCAAAGGATATTTGCTTCCAGAAG CTGCTGCCCGGCTTCCATCCTTTCATACATGTGTAGGAGCAAATGAGGAAAGGCTAACTCCAAAATGGTATAAAGAACATG GAGTTGAACTAGTTCTTGGAACTGGAGTTAAGTCTGCTGATGTGAAACGTAAAACACTGTTAACCACAACTGGGGAGACCATAAGTTACAAATTTCTTATTATTGCTACTGGCGCCCGG GCTTTGAAACTGGAGGAATTTGGGGTTAATGGATCCGATGCAGAAAATGTATGTTATTTAAGAGATATATCAGATGCAAATAGGCTTGTGAATGCTATTCAATCTTCTCCTGGTGGGAATGCTGTTGTCATTGGTGGTGGATACATTGGCATGGAGTGTGCAGCATCTTTAGTGATTAATAAAATCAATGTAACAATGGTCTTCCCAGAAGCACATTGCA TGGCTCGTTTATTAACCCCCAAGATTGCAAGCTACTATGAAGAATATTATAAATCAAGAGGAGTAAAATTCATTAAAGGAACTGTGCTATCATCATTTGATTTTGATTCCAACGGAAAG GTTACAGATGTTACTCTTAGAGATGGAACAAAGCTATCCGTAGACATGGTTGTAGTGGGAATCGGAATACGACCAAATACAGGTCTGTTTGAAGGCCAACTTACTTTGGAGAAAGGTGGAATCAAGGTAAATGGAATGTTCCAGTCAAGCAACAGTTCAGTCTATGCTATTGGAGATGTTGCAGCATTTCCAGTCAAAGCGTTTGGGGAAAAGCGAAGACTGGAGCATGTTGATTCAGCAAGAAAATCTGCAAAACACGCTGTTTCATCCATAATGGAACCAGACAAAACAGGCGAATTTGACTACATTCCTTTTTTCTACTCCAGAGTCTTCACTTTGTCATGGCAATTTTACGGGGATAATGCCGGGGAAGTTGTTTATTATGGAGATCTCTCAGCCTCAGGTAGCACATTTGGAGCATATTGGGTAAACAAGGGTCATGTTGTCGGGGCTTTCCTTGAAGGAGGAACTAGAGAAGAATATGAAGCCATAGCAAAGACTACAACACTAAGGCCAGCAGTTGAAGACTTGACTGAGTTGGAGCGGCAAGGTTTGGGGTTTGCAGTGGCAGTTAGCCAGAAACCAGTAGCATTACCACCACCGATTGAGGTTAGCGGTAGCACTTCTGGTCTTCTTTTGGAAAAACCATTATATGCTTGGCATGCTACAGCTGGTGTCGTTCTTGCTGCATCAATAGCTGCATTTGCATATTTTTATGGAAAAAGGCGTCGCAGATGGTGA